Proteins encoded together in one Bacteroides ovatus window:
- a CDS encoding endonuclease/exonuclease/phosphatase family protein codes for MKLKNLLLIALVAIVFCGCQSNYQPTSITVASYNLRNANGGDSINGNGWGQRYPVIAQIVQYHDFDIFGTQECFIHQLKDMKEALPGYDYIGVGRDDGKEKGEHSAIFYRTDKFDVIEKGDFWLSETPDVPSKGWDAVLPRICSWGHFKCKDTGFEFLFFNLHMDHIGKKARVESAFLVQDKMKELGKGKELPAILTGDFNVDQTHQSYDAFVSKGVLCDSYEKAGFRYAINGTFNNFDPNSFTESRIDHIFVSPSFQVKRYGVLTDTYRSIVGKGEKKQANDCPEEIDIKTYQARTPSDHFPVKVELEFDQRQQK; via the coding sequence ATGAAACTGAAAAACCTTTTACTAATTGCCCTTGTTGCGATCGTCTTTTGCGGTTGTCAAAGTAACTATCAGCCTACTTCTATCACCGTTGCCTCCTACAATTTGAGAAACGCCAACGGTGGCGATTCAATCAACGGAAACGGTTGGGGACAACGTTATCCGGTCATTGCCCAAATAGTGCAATACCACGATTTCGATATTTTCGGCACGCAGGAGTGCTTTATTCATCAACTGAAAGATATGAAAGAAGCATTACCCGGTTATGATTATATCGGTGTAGGTCGCGACGACGGCAAAGAGAAAGGTGAACATTCTGCTATTTTCTATCGCACAGACAAGTTTGACGTGATAGAGAAAGGTGATTTTTGGTTGTCGGAAACTCCCGACGTGCCGAGCAAAGGATGGGATGCCGTGTTGCCGCGTATTTGCAGTTGGGGACACTTCAAATGCAAAGATACCGGCTTCGAATTCCTTTTCTTCAACCTGCACATGGACCATATCGGCAAGAAAGCACGCGTGGAAAGTGCGTTCCTCGTACAGGACAAGATGAAAGAACTTGGCAAAGGCAAAGAGCTTCCGGCTATCCTGACGGGAGACTTCAATGTCGACCAGACCCACCAGTCTTATGATGCTTTTGTGAGCAAAGGGGTGTTGTGCGACTCTTACGAGAAGGCCGGCTTCCGCTATGCTATCAACGGCACGTTCAACAACTTCGACCCGAACAGCTTTACGGAAAGCCGTATCGACCATATATTCGTTTCTCCGTCTTTCCAAGTGAAAAGATATGGTGTGCTGACTGATACTTACCGCAGCATCGTAGGCAAGGGAGAAAAGAAGCAGGCGAACGATTGCCCGGAAGAAATCGACATCAAGACTTATCAGGCGCGCACTCCTTCAGACCATTTCCCCGTAAAGGTGGAACTGGAGTTCGACCAGCGTCAGCAGAAATAA
- a CDS encoding glycoside hydrolase family 130 protein has protein sequence MNNMKSTFLFLLTTTMMTCTAYGQSSNHKENKLPDWAFGGFERPKNVNPVISPIENTKFYCPLTKDSIAWESNDTFNPAATLYNGEIVVLYRAEDKSGVGIGHRTSRLGYATSTDGTHFQREKTPVFYPDNDSQKELEWPGGCEDPRIAVTDDGLYVMMYTQWNRHVPRLAVATSRNLKDWTKHGPAFAKAFDGKFFNLGCKSGSILTEVVKGKQVIKKVNGKYFMYWGEEHVFAATSDDLIHWTPIVNIDGSLKKLFSPRDGYFDSHLTECGPPAIYTPKGIVLLYNGKNHSGRGDKRYTANVYAAGQALFDANDPTRFITRLDEPFFRPMDSFEKSGQYVDGTVFIEGMVYFKNKWYLYYGCADSKVGVAVYDPKRPAKADPLP, from the coding sequence ATGAACAATATGAAATCAACTTTTTTATTCCTACTTACTACAACCATGATGACCTGTACTGCCTACGGACAGTCTTCCAATCATAAAGAGAACAAATTACCCGATTGGGCTTTCGGTGGTTTTGAACGTCCAAAGAATGTCAATCCGGTAATATCTCCTATAGAAAACACCAAGTTTTACTGTCCATTGACCAAAGATTCTATTGCGTGGGAATCGAACGATACATTCAATCCGGCTGCTACACTCTACAATGGTGAGATTGTCGTGTTATACCGTGCAGAGGATAAATCAGGTGTCGGTATCGGACACAGGACTTCTCGCCTCGGTTATGCCACTTCTACCGACGGCACACATTTCCAACGGGAAAAGACTCCTGTATTCTATCCGGATAATGATTCACAAAAAGAGTTGGAATGGCCCGGCGGCTGCGAAGACCCACGAATTGCCGTAACCGATGACGGATTATATGTAATGATGTACACCCAATGGAATCGCCATGTACCTCGCCTGGCAGTAGCGACCTCCCGCAACCTAAAAGACTGGACAAAACACGGTCCTGCTTTTGCCAAAGCATTTGATGGAAAGTTCTTCAACTTGGGTTGTAAGTCCGGCTCTATCCTGACCGAAGTTGTTAAAGGGAAACAGGTTATCAAGAAAGTCAACGGGAAATACTTTATGTACTGGGGAGAGGAGCATGTATTCGCAGCTACTTCCGATGACTTAATCCACTGGACACCGATTGTCAACATTGACGGTTCCCTAAAGAAGCTGTTTTCTCCCCGTGACGGCTACTTCGACAGCCATCTCACCGAATGTGGGCCTCCAGCTATCTACACTCCGAAAGGAATTGTCCTTCTTTATAATGGTAAGAACCATTCAGGAAGAGGTGACAAACGCTATACCGCCAATGTCTATGCTGCCGGACAAGCACTCTTCGACGCCAATGATCCTACCCGCTTTATCACCCGTCTCGATGAACCGTTCTTCCGTCCGATGGATAGCTTTGAAAAGAGTGGGCAATATGTGGATGGAACCGTATTTATAGAAGGAATGGTCTACTTCAAAAACAAATGGTATTTGTATTATGGTTGTGCTGACTCCAAAGTAGGAGTAGCCGTTTATGATCCGAAACGACCGGCAAAAGCTGATCCGCTTCCATAG
- a CDS encoding GH92 family glycosyl hydrolase — MKAFKLLALTSCVLLAAGNGVAQQNYSKSEGLLQYVDPYIGSGYHGHVFVGTSVPYGMVQLGPTNIHKGWDWCSGYHYSDSILIGFSHTHLSGTGCTDLCDILIMPLNEIRTPRGNQDDIRDGYASRYSHANEIARPEYYSLLLDRYNIKAELTATDRVGFHRYTYPEGKPASILIDLREGNGSNAYDSYIRKVDDYTVEGYRYVRGWSPSRKVYFVLKSDKKIEQFTAYDDNNPQPWDQLKVASVKSVLTFGNVKEVKIKVALSSVSCDNAAMNLQSELTHWDFDKVVDMSADRWNKQLEKMTVETDDEASKRVFYTAHYHTMIAPTLFCDVNGEYRGMNDMIYTDPKKANYTTLSLWDTYRALNPLMTITQPEMVDHVVNSMISIYRQQDKLPIWPLMSGETDQMPGYSSVPVIADAYLKGFTGFDAEEALQAMIATATYEKQKGVPYVVKKGYIPADKVHEATSIAMEYAVDDWGIAAMARKMGKTEDAETFSKRAHYYKNYFDSSIHFIRPKLEDGSWRTPYDPARSIHTVGDFCEGNGWQYTFFAPQDPYGLIALFGGDKPFTTKLDGFFTNTDSMGEEASSDITGLIGQYAHGNEPSHHVAYLYAYAGEQWKTAEKVRFIMSDFYTDQPDGIIGNEDCGQMSAWYLLSSMGLYQVNPSDGVFVFGSPCFKKVEVKVRGGNTFTVEAPNNSKENIYIQKVYLNGKPYDKSYITYQDIINGSTLKFVMGKKPNKNFGKAPANRPVVLNKING; from the coding sequence ATGAAGGCATTTAAACTACTTGCACTTACTTCTTGTGTCTTGCTTGCAGCGGGAAATGGAGTAGCGCAACAGAACTATTCAAAAAGTGAAGGATTATTGCAGTACGTCGATCCGTATATCGGATCCGGTTATCATGGACACGTCTTTGTTGGGACGAGTGTTCCGTATGGAATGGTACAGCTGGGTCCTACTAATATCCATAAAGGTTGGGACTGGTGCTCGGGTTATCATTATTCCGATAGTATTTTAATTGGCTTTTCACATACCCATTTGAGCGGTACGGGCTGTACTGACTTATGTGATATTCTCATCATGCCATTGAATGAGATCCGTACTCCCAGAGGCAATCAGGATGATATACGTGATGGGTATGCTTCCAGATATTCTCATGCGAATGAAATCGCCCGTCCCGAATATTACTCTTTGCTTCTCGACCGTTACAATATCAAAGCCGAGTTGACAGCTACAGATCGTGTAGGCTTCCATCGTTATACTTATCCTGAAGGAAAACCGGCTTCCATATTAATCGACTTACGTGAAGGAAACGGATCGAATGCTTACGACAGCTATATCCGTAAGGTAGATGATTATACAGTAGAGGGTTATCGTTATGTGAGAGGCTGGAGTCCTTCCCGCAAAGTTTATTTTGTGTTGAAAAGTGATAAGAAGATAGAGCAGTTTACTGCCTATGATGATAATAACCCGCAACCTTGGGACCAACTGAAAGTGGCATCGGTGAAGAGTGTCCTCACTTTTGGTAACGTGAAGGAAGTGAAGATAAAAGTCGCCCTTTCTTCTGTCAGCTGTGACAACGCAGCGATGAACCTGCAATCCGAACTTACTCACTGGGATTTTGATAAGGTGGTGGATATGAGTGCCGACCGATGGAATAAGCAACTGGAGAAGATGACAGTAGAGACTGATGATGAGGCTTCCAAACGTGTATTCTATACCGCCCATTATCATACTATGATTGCCCCTACGCTTTTTTGCGATGTGAATGGAGAGTATAGAGGGATGAATGACATGATTTACACAGACCCGAAGAAAGCCAACTATACGACTCTTTCTTTATGGGATACCTACCGTGCATTAAATCCTTTGATGACTATTACTCAACCTGAAATGGTTGACCATGTAGTCAATTCGATGATTTCCATCTATCGTCAGCAGGACAAACTCCCTATCTGGCCTTTGATGAGTGGAGAGACCGATCAGATGCCGGGGTATAGCTCCGTGCCGGTGATTGCCGATGCATATCTGAAAGGATTTACCGGGTTCGATGCGGAAGAAGCATTGCAAGCAATGATAGCTACAGCTACTTATGAAAAGCAGAAAGGAGTACCTTATGTAGTCAAAAAAGGCTATATCCCTGCCGACAAAGTTCATGAAGCTACTTCCATAGCCATGGAGTATGCAGTGGACGACTGGGGAATTGCCGCTATGGCACGTAAGATGGGAAAGACAGAAGATGCTGAAACATTCTCAAAACGTGCTCATTATTACAAGAACTATTTTGATTCTTCTATCCATTTCATTCGTCCGAAACTGGAAGACGGCTCTTGGCGTACTCCTTACGATCCGGCACGTTCCATCCATACTGTTGGAGATTTCTGTGAAGGAAACGGATGGCAATATACTTTCTTTGCTCCACAAGACCCCTATGGGCTGATTGCCTTGTTTGGAGGTGACAAACCTTTTACAACGAAGCTTGATGGTTTCTTTACCAATACCGACAGTATGGGGGAAGAAGCATCGAGCGACATAACCGGATTGATCGGACAATATGCACATGGAAATGAACCTAGCCATCATGTTGCTTATCTTTATGCGTATGCCGGTGAACAATGGAAAACGGCGGAAAAGGTTCGTTTTATCATGAGCGATTTTTACACAGACCAGCCGGACGGTATCATCGGTAATGAGGATTGTGGCCAAATGTCTGCCTGGTATCTTCTTTCATCTATGGGACTCTATCAGGTGAACCCGTCGGATGGTGTATTTGTTTTCGGTAGCCCTTGTTTTAAGAAAGTAGAAGTGAAGGTACGTGGTGGTAACACTTTTACTGTAGAAGCACCCAATAACAGCAAAGAAAATATCTATATCCAGAAAGTGTATTTGAATGGCAAGCCTTATGATAAGAGTTATATCACTTATCAGGATATAATAAATGGCAGCACATTGAAGTTTGTAATGGGGAAAAAGCCTAATAAGAATTTTGGTAAGGCTCCGGCAAACAGACCGGTTGTTTTGAATAAGATAAATGGATAA
- a CDS encoding glycoside hydrolase family 125 protein: protein MNITKAFCLSIALLGASNMQAITNSDFVIQQDNTKINNYQTNRPETSKRLFVSQAVEQQIAHIKQLLTNARLAWMFENCFPNTLDTTVHFDGKDDTFVYTGDIHAMWLRDSGAQVWPYVQLANKDAELKKMLAGVIKRQFKCINIDPYANAFNMNSEGGEWMSDLTDMKPELHERKWEIDSLCYPIRLAYHYWKTTGDASIFSDEWLTAIAKVLKTFKEQQRKEDPKGPYRFQRKTERALDTMTNDGWGNPVKPVGLIASAFRPSDDATTFQFLVPSNFFAVTSLRKAAEILNTVNKKPDLAKECTTLSNEVEAALKKYAVYNHPKYGKIYAFEVDGFGNQLLMDDANVPSLIALPYLGDVKVNDPIYQNTRKFVWSEDNPYFFKGTAGEGIGGPHIGYDMIWPMSIMMKAFTSQNDAEIKTCIKMLMDTDAGTGFMHESFHKNDPKNFTRSWFAWQNTLFGELILKLVNEGKVDLLNSIQ, encoded by the coding sequence ATGAATATAACTAAAGCCTTTTGTTTGTCCATAGCACTCTTGGGCGCTAGCAATATGCAGGCTATAACGAACAGTGATTTTGTCATCCAACAAGATAATACCAAAATCAACAACTATCAGACGAACCGTCCGGAAACATCGAAACGTCTGTTTGTCTCACAAGCTGTGGAACAACAGATTGCGCATATCAAGCAACTGCTGACGAATGCCCGCTTAGCATGGATGTTCGAAAACTGTTTCCCGAACACACTGGATACTACTGTTCATTTTGACGGTAAAGACGATACGTTTGTTTATACAGGTGACATCCACGCCATGTGGTTGCGCGATTCGGGTGCACAAGTATGGCCTTACGTGCAACTCGCCAACAAAGACGCAGAACTGAAAAAAATGCTCGCCGGCGTTATCAAACGTCAGTTCAAGTGTATCAATATCGACCCGTATGCCAATGCTTTCAACATGAATTCCGAAGGCGGCGAATGGATGAGCGACCTTACGGACATGAAGCCCGAACTGCACGAACGCAAATGGGAAATCGACTCGCTCTGTTATCCTATCCGTCTCGCTTATCATTACTGGAAGACGACGGGAGATGCCAGTATATTCTCCGACGAATGGCTTACAGCCATCGCCAAGGTTCTGAAAACGTTTAAGGAACAGCAACGAAAAGAAGATCCGAAAGGTCCTTATCGTTTCCAACGTAAAACGGAACGTGCACTCGATACGATGACCAACGACGGCTGGGGTAATCCTGTAAAGCCGGTCGGACTGATTGCTTCTGCTTTCCGTCCTTCGGATGATGCTACAACTTTCCAGTTCCTCGTTCCATCCAACTTCTTTGCTGTAACTTCATTGCGCAAAGCTGCCGAAATTCTGAATACAGTCAACAAGAAACCTGATTTAGCTAAAGAATGTACTACACTGTCGAACGAAGTGGAAGCAGCCCTGAAAAAATATGCGGTTTACAATCATCCGAAATATGGCAAAATCTATGCTTTCGAAGTGGATGGTTTCGGCAACCAACTGTTAATGGATGATGCCAATGTGCCGAGTCTCATTGCCCTGCCTTATCTTGGAGATGTGAAAGTGAACGATCCTATTTATCAGAATACCCGTAAGTTTGTATGGAGCGAAGATAATCCTTACTTCTTCAAAGGTACTGCCGGTGAAGGAATTGGCGGTCCGCACATCGGATATGATATGATTTGGCCCATGAGTATTATGATGAAAGCATTCACCAGTCAAAACGACGCAGAAATCAAGACCTGTATCAAAATGCTGATGGATACGGATGCCGGAACAGGGTTCATGCATGAATCTTTCCACAAGAACGACCCGAAAAACTTTACTCGTTCCTGGTTTGCATGGCAAAATACGCTGTTCGGAGAACTAATCCTAAAACTCGTGAATGAAGGAAAGGTAGACTTGCTGAATAGTATCCAATAG
- a CDS encoding glycoside hydrolase family 76 protein, protein MRNICFVACMLFCLTSAVGKTPGNTRYLSIADSILSNVLNLYQTNDGLLTETYPVNPDQKITYLAGGTQQNGTLKASFLWPYSGMMSGCVALYKATGNKKYKKILEKRILPGMEQYWDNSRLPACYQSYPTKYGQHGRYYDDNIWIALDYCDYYQLTHKPASLEKAVALYQYIYSGWSDEIGGGIFWCEQQKEAKHTCSNAPSTVLGVKLYRLTKDAKYLEKAKETYAWTKKHLCDPTDHLYWDNINLKGKVSKEKYAYNSGQMIQAGVLLYEETGDEQYLHDAQQTAAGTDAFFRTKADKKDPTVKVHKDMAWFNVILFRGLKALYKIDKNPAYVNAMVENALHAWENYRDENGLLGRDWSGHNKEQYKWLLDNACLIEFFAEI, encoded by the coding sequence ATGAGAAATATATGTTTTGTAGCCTGTATGTTATTTTGCCTTACCTCCGCAGTGGGAAAGACACCGGGAAATACCCGTTATCTTTCTATTGCCGACTCGATTCTATCTAATGTATTGAATCTCTATCAGACGAATGACGGACTACTAACAGAAACGTATCCTGTCAATCCCGACCAAAAAATTACTTATCTGGCGGGCGGAACGCAGCAGAACGGAACGCTGAAGGCTTCTTTTCTATGGCCGTATTCCGGGATGATGTCGGGTTGTGTGGCTTTATACAAAGCGACCGGAAACAAGAAGTACAAAAAGATTCTCGAGAAAAGAATTCTACCGGGAATGGAGCAGTATTGGGATAACAGTCGCTTGCCGGCCTGTTATCAGTCATACCCCACCAAGTACGGGCAGCACGGACGTTATTATGACGATAACATCTGGATTGCACTGGATTACTGCGATTATTACCAACTGACTCACAAGCCTGCATCTTTGGAAAAAGCCGTTGCATTGTATCAATATATCTACAGTGGATGGAGCGATGAGATAGGCGGTGGCATCTTTTGGTGTGAACAGCAGAAGGAAGCGAAGCATACTTGTTCCAATGCACCGTCTACTGTGCTCGGTGTCAAGTTGTACCGGCTGACGAAGGATGCCAAATACCTCGAAAAAGCAAAAGAGACGTATGCCTGGACGAAAAAGCATCTGTGCGACCCTACCGACCATCTTTACTGGGATAACATCAACCTGAAAGGGAAAGTTTCCAAAGAGAAGTACGCCTACAACAGTGGACAGATGATTCAGGCGGGTGTATTGCTCTATGAGGAAACGGGAGATGAGCAGTATTTGCACGATGCACAGCAAACAGCCGCAGGAACAGATGCCTTTTTCCGCACAAAAGCCGACAAGAAAGACCCGACTGTCAAAGTGCATAAAGACATGGCCTGGTTTAACGTGATCTTATTCAGAGGACTGAAAGCTCTGTATAAGATTGACAAGAATCCGGCGTATGTCAATGCGATGGTGGAAAATGCGCTTCACGCCTGGGAAAACTACCGGGATGAAAACGGATTATTAGGCAGGGATTGGTCGGGACACAACAAGGAACAGTATAAATGGCTGCTCGACAATGCCTGTCTTATTGAATTCTTTGCAGAGATTTAA